The DNA window TTCCCATACGAACACCATCGGCACCAAACTTCTCGATCAAATCTAACGGATCAGGAGAATTGCCTAAAGACTTAGACATCTTACGTCCTAACTTATCACGAACAATACCTGTGAAATATACATTCTTGAATGGCAATTCTTGTTTGTATTCATAACCGGCAATGATCATACGAGCTACCCAGAAGAAAATAATATCCGGACCAGTTACAAGATCGCTTGTTGGATAATAGTAGTTTATTTCTTCGTTTCCAGGATTATTAATTCCATCGAACAAAGAGATAGGCCATAACCATGAAGAGAACCAGGTATCAAGGCAATCTTCATCCTGACGAAGATCTGAGAGTTGCAAGTTAGCATCACCAGTCTTTGTACGAGCCAATTCCAAAGCTTCTTCTTCAGAAGCAGCAACTACGAAGCCACCTTTTGGAAGGAAGTAAGCAGGAATACGATGTCCCCACCACAACTGACGAGAAATACACCAGTCTTTCACATTCTCCATCCAGTGACGGTATGTGTTTTTGAATTTAGCAGGATGAAACTTAATATCATCGTTCATAACTGCATCTAAAGCAGGTTTTGACAAATCTGTCATCTTCAGGAACCATTGCATAGACAGCTTAGGTTCAATTACCACATTTGTACGTTCTGAGTAACCAACTTTATTATCATAAGCTTCTTCCTTTTCAAGCAATCCGGCAGCAGCAAGATCTTTAGAGATCTGCTCACGAACATCGAAACGATCCATTCCAACGTACATGCCACCAGCTTCGCTGATAGTTCCATCCGGATTGAAAATATCTATTGTCTGAAGATTATATTTTTCTCCCAGCATATAGTCGTTCACGTCATGAGCCGGAGTAACTTTCAAACATCCTGTACCAAATTCGATGTCTACATAATCGTCCATAATGATAGGAACAGCACGGTTCACCAAAGGAACAATTACTTTCTTATCTTTCAGGTAGCTGTAACGAGGGTCGTTTGGATTTACACAAACGGCACTATCACCAAGGATAGTTTCCGGACGAGTTGTAGCTACTACGATATATTTGTTATCTTCGCCCTCAATCATGTAGCGCAGATAGAATAATTTGCTATGTTCTTCCTTGTAGATAACTTCCTCATCAGACAAAGCTGTCAACGCTTTCGGATCCCAGTTTACCATACGAACACCACGGTAAATCAATCCTTTATTATAAAGATCTACAAAGACTTTAAGTACGCTTTCTGAACGTGATTCGTCCATTGTAAACGCTGTACGATCCCAATCACAGGAAGCACCCAGCTTTTTCAACTGCTCAAGAATGATGCCACCGTGTTTATCTGTCCATGCCCAAGCATGTTTCAGAAACTCGTCACGAGTTAAATCTGTTTTTTTAATTCCTTCGGAAGCCAGTTTATTAACCACCTTTGCCTCTGTAGCAATAGAAGCATGGTCGGTACCCGGCACCCAGCAAGCATTCTTTCCTTCCATACGTGCACGACGAACAAGGATATCCTGAATAGTATTGTTCAGCATGTGCCCCATATGCAACACACCAGTAACGTTAGGAGGAGGAATCACGACTGTATATGGTTCACGACCATCAGGTTTTGAACTAAATAATTTGTTATCCAGCCAATACTGGTACCACTTATCCTCAACATCAGCGGGGTTGTACTTACTTGCTAATTCCATATTATATTTTGATAATTTATTAATTCATTGAATATTGCCCGCAAAATTAATAAAAAAAGACGATTAACTGCGAAAGAAATAGCTACTTTTGCTCTTGATTAAAAGAATTACAGACATGCATACTAGAAAAGAACAAATGGAAGCCTTTGGCCGCTTTCTGGATATCCTTGATGAACTTCGTGTAAAATGCCCCTGGGACAGGAAGCAAACAAACGAAAGCTTAAGGGCAAACACCATTGAAGAGGTTTACGAATTAAGTGATGCTTTGATGAAAGGAGATAAAAAAGACACCTGCAAAGAGCTGGGAGATGTATTACTTCATGTTGCTTTTTATTCAAAAATAGCTTCCGAAACAGATGATTTTGATATTAAAGACGTTTGCGATCATTTGTGTGAAAAACTTATTTTCCGTCATCCTCATGTATTTGGTGATGCAGTTGCTGAAACAGCCGGACAAGTTTCTCAAAACTGGGAACAGCTAAAATTAAAGGAAAAAGGTGGTAATAAATCAGTTCTAAGTGGGGTACCAGCCTCACTCCCATCACTAATCAAAGCATATAGAATACAAGATAAAGCACGAAATGTAGGATTCGATTGGGAAAAGAAAGAGCAGGTATGGGATAAGGTAAAAGAAGAATTTAACGAACTGCAAATCGAAATTTCATCCATGGATAAAGATAAAATGGAAGCAGAATTGGGTGATTTACTCTTTAGCATAATCAACGCAGCCCGCCTTTACGGAATAAATCCAGATAATGCACTTGAGCGTACTAACCATAAATTTATCCGTCGATTTAGTTATCTGGAAGAAAACACCATAAAACAAGGTCAAAACCTGAAAGATATGTCTCTTGAAGAGATGGATAAATACTGGAACGAGGCAAAGAAAAAAGGATTATAACATCATATATAAAAACAAAATGACCCGATGCATGATTTTTAAATCAAACATCAGGTCATTCCCCCCTTAAACTAAATCCTATTTATAACTATTAACCTTCATTACTGTAGAAAGAATTCTTTGTTTCAATTCCTCCTTTTCTGTGGAACTAATGCCCGGCTTATCATCCTCATTTAAGAGTACCTGCCTCGCATTCCGTGCCAAAGATTCCTTTTCGGGATTACATTTAAAATAATCATCCCAATACTTCTTCAATGAAGAAGTCTGCTCGAAAACATAACAAATAAAACGATCATTTGTTAAGAAGTCTTCTATATTGTTAAGTTCATCTTTTCCCACTTTATCATATAATTTATTGATATAATAAAAAAACGAATAAAGGGAGAAGTTGTACTCATTAATTTCTATAAAAATATATTAAACAGCAATACTTCTGAGTTTTAATATTCCACGATGAATTAAATTTCGCACTGACTGATAATTCATATCCATCAACACACAAATATCCTCATACTTTTTTTCTTCGATATAATACAGTGTCAGAGCCTCTTTTTGTCTTGGCGGAAGCTGATTTAAAAGGTATTTCACCTTTTCATTTGAGACACAATCCATCTCAAAGTTAATATAGTCGTCTTCCACATTTTCTGAAGCCACAGGATTTAATTCCTCAACAGCCTGATCTGAGTAATTAATTCTTTTGCGGCTTTCATCGCACAATTTATTTTTCAATGAAATGAATAGATATGATTTTAAATTTGCTATTTCACTAAGATCTTCGCGTTTACTAAAGATCTTAATAAAGACATCGTGAATGCAGTCTTTTAAAAGCTCTTTATCTGTGGTTAGGCGACAACCATAATTAAAAAGCATATTCACGTGCAAATCGTATAATCTGGAGAATGCTTTAACATCTCCTGATACTAAAAGGGAAAGTAACTGCGACACTTCAGTATCGACACTTATACAATCCATTCTATTCTCATCTTGTTCCTTCATGATATTCTTTAAAAAAATTAAGCATTGCCCCCTTGAAGAGACAATGCAAAACTAAAGCTATGAAGGATTTTATTTAGGGAATATTTGATTATAGAGTAGAAATAATTGATAATCTGCTTTACAACATATTTATAGCAAATATTCCCATTTATTCAGTTCTATAAAGCCTTAAACCAATATACAGAAGGGGCATTAGAATTTCCTTTAAACTGGTAAGAATCACCACCTTTCAACTTCTTAACAAGAGTTGTAACTTTACCACTCTTTATATCAATTTGTTTAAGTGAATATGTTCCGGCAGCCAGCGGTAAAGCAAAATTTTCTTTCGATTGGGAATAAACAATCACTCCCAAACCGTTTTTTTCCAATTTATAATATCCATCTGTACCTGTTTTTTCTACATGCATTTTTGCTGCATCATTTAAAAAAGAAGGATCATTTATACCTGGTAACACTGGTAAAGATCCTCCGGCCATAAATACAGCCCATGCCATATCAGGATAATTCTGAGCATAAAAAGTCACAGCTTTTTCCGGATACTTTTCTCTGTATTCGCTAACGGCTTTATATGCTTCATTGAAGGTTACTTTGCCAACTTTCATCTGACGTGCATGTTGTCTTGGAGCTAAATTCTTTCCACCTTCGGGAGCATAAGTTGTTCCATCACTTTTATAATGCCAGTATCTTATATCTATAATATCAACCAAAGCCGAACGCTTTTTGTCTTTAAGGATAGCATCCTGAACATCTTTTGTTGTACTAAGAGCAACTGTTGCATGCTTACCTGTTTCCTTTTCCCATGCACCTATTTCATCTAGCCAGAAATCAACAAAATGAAGAGGACCAGTAAATTCTGCACTAATTAGCTGAACCACGTTCTTGTTTTCTGCAAAATTATTCAGACACTGACGAATATATTTTTTATGAAGTTCTCTTCTTACAGGATGAGATATGTCATAAAAACGGTCGGCCATAAATATTCTCTTATCGCCTGTAAAAGGAACTGGCTCTGGGAAATCTGTGTCATTAATATTATT is part of the uncultured Bacteroides sp. genome and encodes:
- a CDS encoding valine--tRNA ligase — its product is MELASKYNPADVEDKWYQYWLDNKLFSSKPDGREPYTVVIPPPNVTGVLHMGHMLNNTIQDILVRRARMEGKNACWVPGTDHASIATEAKVVNKLASEGIKKTDLTRDEFLKHAWAWTDKHGGIILEQLKKLGASCDWDRTAFTMDESRSESVLKVFVDLYNKGLIYRGVRMVNWDPKALTALSDEEVIYKEEHSKLFYLRYMIEGEDNKYIVVATTRPETILGDSAVCVNPNDPRYSYLKDKKVIVPLVNRAVPIIMDDYVDIEFGTGCLKVTPAHDVNDYMLGEKYNLQTIDIFNPDGTISEAGGMYVGMDRFDVREQISKDLAAAGLLEKEEAYDNKVGYSERTNVVIEPKLSMQWFLKMTDLSKPALDAVMNDDIKFHPAKFKNTYRHWMENVKDWCISRQLWWGHRIPAYFLPKGGFVVAASEEEALELARTKTGDANLQLSDLRQDEDCLDTWFSSWLWPISLFDGINNPGNEEINYYYPTSDLVTGPDIIFFWVARMIIAGYEYKQELPFKNVYFTGIVRDKLGRKMSKSLGNSPDPLDLIEKFGADGVRMGMMLAAPAGNDILFDDQLCEQGRNFNNKIWNAFRLIKGWEVDETIAPSEAATLAADWFQNVMTKAIAEVEDLFSKYRLSEALMVVYKLFWDEFSSWYLELIKPAYGAPIDGKTYAVTLKFFDDLLRLLHPFMPFITEELWQCLTERKDGESLMIQTLPSYAAANEATLSSFEATKEVIAGVRTIRMQKNIAQKNQLELEIIGANPVAYWTPAISKMCNLSSLKSVEEKSAGAASFIVGTTEYAVPLGDMIDVAAEIEKLKADLKYQEGFLQSVLKKLSNERFVNNAPAAVIEMERKKQADAESIIKSLKESIEGFENK
- the mazG gene encoding nucleoside triphosphate pyrophosphohydrolase, with amino-acid sequence MHTRKEQMEAFGRFLDILDELRVKCPWDRKQTNESLRANTIEEVYELSDALMKGDKKDTCKELGDVLLHVAFYSKIASETDDFDIKDVCDHLCEKLIFRHPHVFGDAVAETAGQVSQNWEQLKLKEKGGNKSVLSGVPASLPSLIKAYRIQDKARNVGFDWEKKEQVWDKVKEEFNELQIEISSMDKDKMEAELGDLLFSIINAARLYGINPDNALERTNHKFIRRFSYLEENTIKQGQNLKDMSLEEMDKYWNEAKKKGL
- a CDS encoding RNA polymerase sigma factor — translated: MDCISVDTEVSQLLSLLVSGDVKAFSRLYDLHVNMLFNYGCRLTTDKELLKDCIHDVFIKIFSKREDLSEIANLKSYLFISLKNKLCDESRKRINYSDQAVEELNPVASENVEDDYINFEMDCVSNEKVKYLLNQLPPRQKEALTLYYIEEKKYEDICVLMDMNYQSVRNLIHRGILKLRSIAV